In Crassostrea angulata isolate pt1a10 chromosome 6, ASM2561291v2, whole genome shotgun sequence, a genomic segment contains:
- the LOC128188141 gene encoding uncharacterized protein LOC128188141 isoform X3 produces the protein MKIGKSAHCRHRTILPIQERMWFPKAFERPTPGRTSGTFKGSSLVTTLIVQNPVRFKTRTAALQFAQDLFRKGTIKSIHGARFFEDSELLYVWQDENQHLDKHYRSMTSSEPTSSINRNNNADTVSSEAETKQKSLINDFFKDLEEDFPDTKNTPDVDRSGHYASLTPWAIQRASTASSDSSADTISHSYSKYKNTTSRASAPFSMATTRDHEAIPEETSIERAEGHSLEMELDRSFQRMGEPSATRRWPDSQYCYSDNEKQLIEEMKRMKRDHTEIVKSYEDRVSKLMTKMGELRSIAEMLENSGTKPNSCGVFQKSSLLNLIDTKLDQERRQPESTLTYSLELPPPLPPRPGRGNVVYPNKPLVRPTVRMKALDWNRIILQRPGDEPDRTPTTSTIWHSMLEPKIDNEEVERLFRQQDGTTSNGVSLYSDVIAQRGKTKHQLVTILEREKSGRLAFTMKALPHPVSRLTHAITSLEVSPINTDRFAELMELFGAGSDVDKINAYVKRKGPGNLDHPEYLLYELSKMEHFRERVDFLRFRYRAQWQLFEMDQQLRELHTACDEITNSLSLKNLLETLLAVGNYLNGSSQNGQADGFSINILNKLKDIKDIDDKGNLLEFIMKMYCQFYEVEIDIGCPTRFRLPEPSNMRHAAQVSFDSIHESLASLHAEFRSFQDKTLEKLTKAESSSSINNFRTVAEHFFSSAQEVMTDADTHLRETKEVFEKTKLYFMYDNPQCPPQDFFQIWAVFLHDCKYYWKLAHRKISKDRFEFEFKYKGQMSVNSAHGYDSFRASMLRRLTTLHRSVPDGPPSGNQNLKPQQPNTWADSVDAKTPQETPDKASLSQKKPDLDITSSSSPKLLTSEPPASLHKPQPLMNGHQEPSHLQGSSNYENHEDIEKMVPGPQQDVPVDPIDERPPMPLPDAGDQKLLDKQGPFSIKTWLKREPGRPQRGNDNKPLCDGRTLETPEQQAKRPSSTTFSKLRSNFVQKITGSSSGHTPKRPSQLSVHQNSEAPEAFCRPLEVSPSFTPLKITTDFDNIDPYMTSLGRDDRQHLDTSSSSIRHYPFTSSADRRTFDHRVPAARRGRHPGRDGSDVSTEYAGLYHTPPFSTTASVDRDGYASPNVIGPFTKSDINNNEKHNNVEADSDRNRGVPVLSRAPLTHSDHHNISFQSRDNDSVKPNSGSAPSYKSKSNPRQVRLDVSSAMKYQSEMGSQQLTEMTPSDLSHTDLKVPMREHRPPPPVDNTPAQRDPKKESSWRKELSALYSESPSSKPSEEKPVKITLGRAHQRQQKAAQQQQRLYQQQNNLKPVTASVGSNAIKRDVPPQKPPRTPQMQRSHCHMDLSQTTDDPEKPIIPERLRGQQHHAITSLINRFEKNTPSNDATSVNRNLNKTKNFVPSSIPINENKQIGNNEEDPPPLPPRLDYPYSEGKAQYNSHSNESTLVKTPVNSGGQLDSKQSQSVPNYLHSKFSNCYDVHKSDASNAPVPKPIHSRESTGLSDIDGYTDQLRKAASSSVFDRYKHHKTPTQTDKDAKSNVETARRNLNHVYDRQSGSNSNYSLQSSNTHQPLTSYGSHAPSIQTNIPQHAKLNQNHVTLSPSPYNSQRNPRREESATAVIKPTVMQGAVMDF, from the exons ATGAAGATTGGAAAAAGCGCACATTGCCGCCACCGAACCATTTTACCAATACAAGAAAG GATGTGGTTTCCGAAG GCGTTTGAGCGACCGACCCCCGGAAGAACGAGTGGAACTTTCAAAGGCTCGTCCCTCGTGACGACATTAATTGTGCAAAATCCAGTCAGGTTCAAAACGCGGACTGCTGCATTACAATTTGCTCAGGATCTGTTTCGCAAGGGTACCATCAAAAGTATTCATGGTGCCCGCTTTTTCGAAGATTCTGAGCTGCTGTATGTGTGGCAGGATGAGAATCAGCATCTGGACAAGCACTATCGAAGCATGACGTCATCAGAACCTACGTCATCAATCAACAGAAACAACAACGCGGACACCGTTTCTTCAGAGGCCGAAACCAAACAGAAATCTTTGATCAATGATTTCTTCAAAGACCTTGAGGAAGATTTTCCGGACACTAAAAATACCCCGGATGTTGACCGATCAGGACATTACGCCTCACTGACGCCGTGGGCCATCCAAAGGGCGAGCACCGCGTCCAGTGATAGCTCTGCAGACACTATATCACACAGCTACTCCAAATACAAGAACACCACCTCGCGGGCGTCGGCGCCGTTCTCCATGGCGACCACCAGGGATCACGAGGCGATCCCAGAGGAAACGTCGATAGAAAGAGCCGAGGGACATTCCTTGGAAATGGAACTCGATCGGAGTTTCCAGAGGATGGGCGAGCCGTCTGCCACACGGAGATGGCCAGACTCTCAGTATTGTTATTCTGATAACGAGAAACAGTTAATAGAGGAGATGAAACGGATGAAGAGGGACCACACGGAGATCGTGAAATCCTACGAGGACAGGGTGTCTAAGTTAATGACCAAGATGGGGGAGTTACGTAGTATTGCAGAAATGCTTGAAAACTCAGGGACAAAACCTAATTCGTGCGGAGTTTTTCAGAAATCCTCTTTACTCAATTTAATAG ATACAAAACTGGACCAGGAGAGGCGACAGCCGGAGAGCACGCTCACATACAGTCTGGAGctcccccctcccctcccaCCAAGGCCCGGGAGGGGGAACGTGGTGTATCCCAACAAGCCCCTGGTCCGGCCAACCGTCAGGATGAAGGCCCTGGACTGGAACAGGATCATCCTCCAGCGTCCCG GGGACGAGCCGGACAGAACCCCCACTACCAGTACAATATGGCACAGTATGTTGGAGCCCAAGATTGATAACGAAGAAGTAGAAAG GTTGTTTCGGCAACAAGATGGGACTACATCAAATGGAGTATCCTTGTATAGTGACGTCATAGCACAACGTGGGAAAACTAAGCATCAG TTGGTCACTATTCTGGAGCGAGAGAAGTCGGGTCGCCTGGCGTTCACAATGAAGGCCCTGCCCCACCCCGTGTCTAGGCTGACCCACGCCATAACCAGCCTAGAGGTGTCCCCCATCAACACGGACAG ATTTGCCGAACTGATGGAACTATTCGGAGCTGGCTCTGATGTGGACAAAATCAATGCTTATGTCAAGAGAAAAGGACCAG GGAATTTGGATCATCCGGAGTATCTTCTGTATGAATTGTCCAAAATGGAACATTTCCGAGAGCGTGTCGACTTTCTCCGGTTCCGATACAGGGCGCAGTGGCAGCTGTTTGAGATGG ACCAACAACTCCGAGAGCTTCACACTGCGTGTGACGAAATTACTAACAG TTTGTCCCTGAAGAATCTCCTGGAGACCTTGCTGGCGGTGGGGAACTACCTGAATGGATCCTCCCAGAATGGACAGGCTGACGGGTTCAGCATCAACATCCTGAACAAACTCAAGGACATCAAGGACATC GATGACAAGGGGAACCTGCTGGAGTTCATTATGAAGATGTACTGTCAGTTCTACGAGGTGGAAATAGACATCGGATGTCCCACGCGCTTCCGGTTGCCCGAACCCTCCAACATGAGGCACGCTGCGCAG GTGTCCTTTGACAGTATACACGAGTCTCTGGCCTCGCTCCATGCGGAATTCCGCTCGTTCCAGgacaag ACTCTGGAAAAGCTGACCAAGGCCGAGTCATCTTCTTCCATTAACAACTTCCGGACAGTTGCCGAACATTTCTTCAGTTCag CTCAAGAGGTCATGACGGACGCCGATACTCATCTCAGGGAAACAAAGGAAGTGTTCGAAAAGACCAAGCTCTACTTTATGTACGACAATCCTCAG TGTCCTCCACAAGATTTTTTCCAAATCTGGGCTGTGTTTCTCCACGACTGTAAATACTATTGGAAGCTGGCTCACAGAAAGATTTCAAAAGACCGGTTTGAATTCGAGTTCAAATACAAAGGTCAAAtg TCTGTGAACTCGGCACATGGTTACGACAGTTTCCGGGCCAGCATGCTTCGTCGTCTGACCACGCTACATCGAAGTGTCCCTGACGGGCCGCCATCCGGTAATCAAAATCTCAAACCTCAACAGCCTAACACGTGGGCAGATTCCGTCGACGCTAAAACCCCTCAGGAAACCCCAGACAAAGCCAGTTTAAGCCAGAAAAAGCCTGATCTGGATATAACATCATCCTCCTCACCCAAACTTCTCACTTCCGAACCACCTGCAAGTCTTCACAAGCCCCAGCCACTGATGAACGGCCACCAGGAGCCCTCTCATCTACAGGGTTCTTCAAACTATGAGAACCACGAGGACATAGAGAAGATGGTCCCCGGGCCACAGCAGGACGTCCCTGTGGATCCCATTGACGAGAGGCCGCCAATGCCGCTCCCTGACGCCGGCGATCAGAAGCTCCTGGACAAACAAGGACCGTTCTCCATTAAGACCTGGTTAAAACGGGAGCCAGGTCGTCCCCAGAGAGGTAATGACAATAAACCCCTGTGTGACGGTCGAACTCTTGAAACTCCGGAACAGCAAGCGAAGCGTCCCTCTAGCACCACCTTTAGCAAACTACGCAGTAATTTTGTTCAGAAGATAACTGGCTCATCAAGTGGCCACACGCCAAAACGACCAAGTCAGCTCAGCGTCCACCAGAACTCGGAGGCCCCCGAGGCTTTCTGTCGACCTCTGGAAGTGTCGCCATCGTTTACTCCTTTGAAGATAACCACAGACTTTGATAACATTGACCCTTACATGACGAGCCTCGGCCGCGACGATCGGCAGCATTTAGATACGTCCAGCAGCAGTATACGTCATTACCCATTCACTAGTTCCGCCGACAGACGGACGTTCGACCACCGGGTGCCGGCTGCACGACGCGGGAGACACCCGGGAAGGGACGGGTCGGACGTCTCTACTGAGTACGCGGGGCTGTACCACACTCCGCCATTCTCAACTACTGCGTCGGTGGACAGGGACGGGTATGCTTCTCCGAATGTGATTGGACCGTTTACCAAGAGTGATATTAATAACAATGAAAAACACAATAACGTCGAGGCGGATTCTGACAGAAACAGAGGTGTTCCCGTTCTCTCCCGGGCGCCCCTTACTCATTCTGATCATCACAACATTTCTTTTCAATCTAGAGACAACGATTCCGTTAAGCCTAACTCAGGGAGCGCGCCAAGTTACAAATCAAAGAGTAACCCCAGGCAGGTCCGACTGGACGTGTCGTCTGCCATGAAATACCAGTCAGAAATGGGTTCGCAACAGCTCACGGAAATGACCCCCTCCGATTTGTCACACACAGATCTTAAGGTACCGATGCGCGAGCACAGACCTCCTCCTCCAGTGGATAACACCCCTGCCCAAAGAGACCCAAAGAAAGAATCATCTTGGAGAAAGGAACTTAGTGCTTTATATTCAGAATCCCCATCGTCGAAACCAAGTGAAGAAAAGCCGGTAAAGATCACGTTGGGTCGTGCTCATCAACGGCAGCAAAAGGCGGCCCAGCAACAGCAGAGGCTATATCAGCAACAGAACAACCTGAAACCGGTGACGGCCAGTGTGGGCAGCAACGCAATAAAAAGAGACGTCCCACCACAAAAACCACCGCGGACGCCGCAGATGCAGCGGTCGCACTGCCACATGGACCTCTCACAAACGACCGACGACCCAGAGAAACCGATCATTCCCGAGAGACTCCGAGGGCAGCAACACCATGCCATCACTTCTCTGATCAATCGATTTGAGAAGAACACACCATCAAACGATGCTACCTCTGTGAACAGGAATTTGAACAAAACCAAGAACTTTGTGCCGAGCTCCATTCCAATAAATGAGAACAAGCAGATCGGTAACAACGAGGAAGACCCGCCCCCTCTCCCCCCGCGACTGGACTACCCTTACTCCGAGGGTAAAGCCCAGTATAACTCCCACTCTAACGAATCCACCCTAGTCAAGACCCCTGTCAACAGTGGCGGTCAGCTCGACAGCAAACAGTCACAAAGTGTACCAAACTACTTACATTCCAAATTCTCCAATTGCTATGACGTACACAAAAGTGATGCTTCGAACGCTCCCGTACCAAAGCCGATTCACTCTCGAGAGAGCACGGGTCTAAGTGACATTGATGGCTACACAGACCAGCTACGCAAGGCGGCCAGCAGCTCAGTGTTCGACAGATACAAACACCACAAAACTCCGACTCAGACCGACAAGGACGCCAAATCAAACGTGGAGACCGCGCGCAGGAACCTTAATCATGTGTACGATAGACAAAGTGGAAGCAATTCAAACTATAGTCTGCAATCGTCAAATACGCATCAACCTTTAACCTCGTATGGAAGCCACGCCCCTTCCATACAGACCAATATTCCTCAGCATGCcaaattgaatcaaaatcacGTGACTTTATCTCCATCCCCTTACAATAGCCAGCGAAACCCGCGGAGGGAGGAAAGTGCAACAGCAGTTATTAAACCAACAGTTATGCAGGGAGCGGTCATGGACTTTTAA
- the LOC128188141 gene encoding uncharacterized protein LOC128188141 isoform X1, translating into MYSRKELSGLSRVSGQPTYRNVQQLAQEYRRMTSSRDNVSSSRGVRDPHASVESGTQFVHDKGPPKHAEPKEIRDATSPNKTYRQRHQGDDLYENARFYRKQAIYNWINSSEQAFERPTPGRTSGTFKGSSLVTTLIVQNPVRFKTRTAALQFAQDLFRKGTIKSIHGARFFEDSELLYVWQDENQHLDKHYRSMTSSEPTSSINRNNNADTVSSEAETKQKSLINDFFKDLEEDFPDTKNTPDVDRSGHYASLTPWAIQRASTASSDSSADTISHSYSKYKNTTSRASAPFSMATTRDHEAIPEETSIERAEGHSLEMELDRSFQRMGEPSATRRWPDSQYCYSDNEKQLIEEMKRMKRDHTEIVKSYEDRVSKLMTKMGELRSIAEMLENSGTKPNSCGVFQKSSLLNLIDTKLDQERRQPESTLTYSLELPPPLPPRPGRGNVVYPNKPLVRPTVRMKALDWNRIILQRPGDEPDRTPTTSTIWHSMLEPKIDNEEVERLFRQQDGTTSNGVSLYSDVIAQRGKTKHQLVTILEREKSGRLAFTMKALPHPVSRLTHAITSLEVSPINTDRFAELMELFGAGSDVDKINAYVKRKGPGNLDHPEYLLYELSKMEHFRERVDFLRFRYRAQWQLFEMDQQLRELHTACDEITNSLSLKNLLETLLAVGNYLNGSSQNGQADGFSINILNKLKDIKDIDDKGNLLEFIMKMYCQFYEVEIDIGCPTRFRLPEPSNMRHAAQVSFDSIHESLASLHAEFRSFQDKTLEKLTKAESSSSINNFRTVAEHFFSSAQEVMTDADTHLRETKEVFEKTKLYFMYDNPQCPPQDFFQIWAVFLHDCKYYWKLAHRKISKDRFEFEFKYKGQMSVNSAHGYDSFRASMLRRLTTLHRSVPDGPPSGNQNLKPQQPNTWADSVDAKTPQETPDKASLSQKKPDLDITSSSSPKLLTSEPPASLHKPQPLMNGHQEPSHLQGSSNYENHEDIEKMVPGPQQDVPVDPIDERPPMPLPDAGDQKLLDKQGPFSIKTWLKREPGRPQRGNDNKPLCDGRTLETPEQQAKRPSSTTFSKLRSNFVQKITGSSSGHTPKRPSQLSVHQNSEAPEAFCRPLEVSPSFTPLKITTDFDNIDPYMTSLGRDDRQHLDTSSSSIRHYPFTSSADRRTFDHRVPAARRGRHPGRDGSDVSTEYAGLYHTPPFSTTASVDRDGYASPNVIGPFTKSDINNNEKHNNVEADSDRNRGVPVLSRAPLTHSDHHNISFQSRDNDSVKPNSGSAPSYKSKSNPRQVRLDVSSAMKYQSEMGSQQLTEMTPSDLSHTDLKVPMREHRPPPPVDNTPAQRDPKKESSWRKELSALYSESPSSKPSEEKPVKITLGRAHQRQQKAAQQQQRLYQQQNNLKPVTASVGSNAIKRDVPPQKPPRTPQMQRSHCHMDLSQTTDDPEKPIIPERLRGQQHHAITSLINRFEKNTPSNDATSVNRNLNKTKNFVPSSIPINENKQIGNNEEDPPPLPPRLDYPYSEGKAQYNSHSNESTLVKTPVNSGGQLDSKQSQSVPNYLHSKFSNCYDVHKSDASNAPVPKPIHSRESTGLSDIDGYTDQLRKAASSSVFDRYKHHKTPTQTDKDAKSNVETARRNLNHVYDRQSGSNSNYSLQSSNTHQPLTSYGSHAPSIQTNIPQHAKLNQNHVTLSPSPYNSQRNPRREESATAVIKPTVMQGAVMDF; encoded by the exons ATGTATTCGAGGAAGGAATTAAGTGGCCTAAGCAGAGTTTCGGGACAACCAACATACAGGAATGTACAGCAACTGGCGCAAGAATATAGGCGCATGACCTCTTCTAGGGACAATGTGAGCAGTTCGCGAGGAGTCAGGGACCCCCACGCTAGCGTAGAGTCTGGCACACAGTTCGTACACGACAAAGGTCCCCCAAAACATGCTGAACCCAAAGAGATTCGCGATGCAACTAGCCCCAATAAAACGTACAGACAGCGGCATCAGGGGGACGACTTGTATGAGAATGCTCGATTCTATAGGAAACAAGCCATATATAACTGGATAAACTCTTCCGAACAG GCGTTTGAGCGACCGACCCCCGGAAGAACGAGTGGAACTTTCAAAGGCTCGTCCCTCGTGACGACATTAATTGTGCAAAATCCAGTCAGGTTCAAAACGCGGACTGCTGCATTACAATTTGCTCAGGATCTGTTTCGCAAGGGTACCATCAAAAGTATTCATGGTGCCCGCTTTTTCGAAGATTCTGAGCTGCTGTATGTGTGGCAGGATGAGAATCAGCATCTGGACAAGCACTATCGAAGCATGACGTCATCAGAACCTACGTCATCAATCAACAGAAACAACAACGCGGACACCGTTTCTTCAGAGGCCGAAACCAAACAGAAATCTTTGATCAATGATTTCTTCAAAGACCTTGAGGAAGATTTTCCGGACACTAAAAATACCCCGGATGTTGACCGATCAGGACATTACGCCTCACTGACGCCGTGGGCCATCCAAAGGGCGAGCACCGCGTCCAGTGATAGCTCTGCAGACACTATATCACACAGCTACTCCAAATACAAGAACACCACCTCGCGGGCGTCGGCGCCGTTCTCCATGGCGACCACCAGGGATCACGAGGCGATCCCAGAGGAAACGTCGATAGAAAGAGCCGAGGGACATTCCTTGGAAATGGAACTCGATCGGAGTTTCCAGAGGATGGGCGAGCCGTCTGCCACACGGAGATGGCCAGACTCTCAGTATTGTTATTCTGATAACGAGAAACAGTTAATAGAGGAGATGAAACGGATGAAGAGGGACCACACGGAGATCGTGAAATCCTACGAGGACAGGGTGTCTAAGTTAATGACCAAGATGGGGGAGTTACGTAGTATTGCAGAAATGCTTGAAAACTCAGGGACAAAACCTAATTCGTGCGGAGTTTTTCAGAAATCCTCTTTACTCAATTTAATAG ATACAAAACTGGACCAGGAGAGGCGACAGCCGGAGAGCACGCTCACATACAGTCTGGAGctcccccctcccctcccaCCAAGGCCCGGGAGGGGGAACGTGGTGTATCCCAACAAGCCCCTGGTCCGGCCAACCGTCAGGATGAAGGCCCTGGACTGGAACAGGATCATCCTCCAGCGTCCCG GGGACGAGCCGGACAGAACCCCCACTACCAGTACAATATGGCACAGTATGTTGGAGCCCAAGATTGATAACGAAGAAGTAGAAAG GTTGTTTCGGCAACAAGATGGGACTACATCAAATGGAGTATCCTTGTATAGTGACGTCATAGCACAACGTGGGAAAACTAAGCATCAG TTGGTCACTATTCTGGAGCGAGAGAAGTCGGGTCGCCTGGCGTTCACAATGAAGGCCCTGCCCCACCCCGTGTCTAGGCTGACCCACGCCATAACCAGCCTAGAGGTGTCCCCCATCAACACGGACAG ATTTGCCGAACTGATGGAACTATTCGGAGCTGGCTCTGATGTGGACAAAATCAATGCTTATGTCAAGAGAAAAGGACCAG GGAATTTGGATCATCCGGAGTATCTTCTGTATGAATTGTCCAAAATGGAACATTTCCGAGAGCGTGTCGACTTTCTCCGGTTCCGATACAGGGCGCAGTGGCAGCTGTTTGAGATGG ACCAACAACTCCGAGAGCTTCACACTGCGTGTGACGAAATTACTAACAG TTTGTCCCTGAAGAATCTCCTGGAGACCTTGCTGGCGGTGGGGAACTACCTGAATGGATCCTCCCAGAATGGACAGGCTGACGGGTTCAGCATCAACATCCTGAACAAACTCAAGGACATCAAGGACATC GATGACAAGGGGAACCTGCTGGAGTTCATTATGAAGATGTACTGTCAGTTCTACGAGGTGGAAATAGACATCGGATGTCCCACGCGCTTCCGGTTGCCCGAACCCTCCAACATGAGGCACGCTGCGCAG GTGTCCTTTGACAGTATACACGAGTCTCTGGCCTCGCTCCATGCGGAATTCCGCTCGTTCCAGgacaag ACTCTGGAAAAGCTGACCAAGGCCGAGTCATCTTCTTCCATTAACAACTTCCGGACAGTTGCCGAACATTTCTTCAGTTCag CTCAAGAGGTCATGACGGACGCCGATACTCATCTCAGGGAAACAAAGGAAGTGTTCGAAAAGACCAAGCTCTACTTTATGTACGACAATCCTCAG TGTCCTCCACAAGATTTTTTCCAAATCTGGGCTGTGTTTCTCCACGACTGTAAATACTATTGGAAGCTGGCTCACAGAAAGATTTCAAAAGACCGGTTTGAATTCGAGTTCAAATACAAAGGTCAAAtg TCTGTGAACTCGGCACATGGTTACGACAGTTTCCGGGCCAGCATGCTTCGTCGTCTGACCACGCTACATCGAAGTGTCCCTGACGGGCCGCCATCCGGTAATCAAAATCTCAAACCTCAACAGCCTAACACGTGGGCAGATTCCGTCGACGCTAAAACCCCTCAGGAAACCCCAGACAAAGCCAGTTTAAGCCAGAAAAAGCCTGATCTGGATATAACATCATCCTCCTCACCCAAACTTCTCACTTCCGAACCACCTGCAAGTCTTCACAAGCCCCAGCCACTGATGAACGGCCACCAGGAGCCCTCTCATCTACAGGGTTCTTCAAACTATGAGAACCACGAGGACATAGAGAAGATGGTCCCCGGGCCACAGCAGGACGTCCCTGTGGATCCCATTGACGAGAGGCCGCCAATGCCGCTCCCTGACGCCGGCGATCAGAAGCTCCTGGACAAACAAGGACCGTTCTCCATTAAGACCTGGTTAAAACGGGAGCCAGGTCGTCCCCAGAGAGGTAATGACAATAAACCCCTGTGTGACGGTCGAACTCTTGAAACTCCGGAACAGCAAGCGAAGCGTCCCTCTAGCACCACCTTTAGCAAACTACGCAGTAATTTTGTTCAGAAGATAACTGGCTCATCAAGTGGCCACACGCCAAAACGACCAAGTCAGCTCAGCGTCCACCAGAACTCGGAGGCCCCCGAGGCTTTCTGTCGACCTCTGGAAGTGTCGCCATCGTTTACTCCTTTGAAGATAACCACAGACTTTGATAACATTGACCCTTACATGACGAGCCTCGGCCGCGACGATCGGCAGCATTTAGATACGTCCAGCAGCAGTATACGTCATTACCCATTCACTAGTTCCGCCGACAGACGGACGTTCGACCACCGGGTGCCGGCTGCACGACGCGGGAGACACCCGGGAAGGGACGGGTCGGACGTCTCTACTGAGTACGCGGGGCTGTACCACACTCCGCCATTCTCAACTACTGCGTCGGTGGACAGGGACGGGTATGCTTCTCCGAATGTGATTGGACCGTTTACCAAGAGTGATATTAATAACAATGAAAAACACAATAACGTCGAGGCGGATTCTGACAGAAACAGAGGTGTTCCCGTTCTCTCCCGGGCGCCCCTTACTCATTCTGATCATCACAACATTTCTTTTCAATCTAGAGACAACGATTCCGTTAAGCCTAACTCAGGGAGCGCGCCAAGTTACAAATCAAAGAGTAACCCCAGGCAGGTCCGACTGGACGTGTCGTCTGCCATGAAATACCAGTCAGAAATGGGTTCGCAACAGCTCACGGAAATGACCCCCTCCGATTTGTCACACACAGATCTTAAGGTACCGATGCGCGAGCACAGACCTCCTCCTCCAGTGGATAACACCCCTGCCCAAAGAGACCCAAAGAAAGAATCATCTTGGAGAAAGGAACTTAGTGCTTTATATTCAGAATCCCCATCGTCGAAACCAAGTGAAGAAAAGCCGGTAAAGATCACGTTGGGTCGTGCTCATCAACGGCAGCAAAAGGCGGCCCAGCAACAGCAGAGGCTATATCAGCAACAGAACAACCTGAAACCGGTGACGGCCAGTGTGGGCAGCAACGCAATAAAAAGAGACGTCCCACCACAAAAACCACCGCGGACGCCGCAGATGCAGCGGTCGCACTGCCACATGGACCTCTCACAAACGACCGACGACCCAGAGAAACCGATCATTCCCGAGAGACTCCGAGGGCAGCAACACCATGCCATCACTTCTCTGATCAATCGATTTGAGAAGAACACACCATCAAACGATGCTACCTCTGTGAACAGGAATTTGAACAAAACCAAGAACTTTGTGCCGAGCTCCATTCCAATAAATGAGAACAAGCAGATCGGTAACAACGAGGAAGACCCGCCCCCTCTCCCCCCGCGACTGGACTACCCTTACTCCGAGGGTAAAGCCCAGTATAACTCCCACTCTAACGAATCCACCCTAGTCAAGACCCCTGTCAACAGTGGCGGTCAGCTCGACAGCAAACAGTCACAAAGTGTACCAAACTACTTACATTCCAAATTCTCCAATTGCTATGACGTACACAAAAGTGATGCTTCGAACGCTCCCGTACCAAAGCCGATTCACTCTCGAGAGAGCACGGGTCTAAGTGACATTGATGGCTACACAGACCAGCTACGCAAGGCGGCCAGCAGCTCAGTGTTCGACAGATACAAACACCACAAAACTCCGACTCAGACCGACAAGGACGCCAAATCAAACGTGGAGACCGCGCGCAGGAACCTTAATCATGTGTACGATAGACAAAGTGGAAGCAATTCAAACTATAGTCTGCAATCGTCAAATACGCATCAACCTTTAACCTCGTATGGAAGCCACGCCCCTTCCATACAGACCAATATTCCTCAGCATGCcaaattgaatcaaaatcacGTGACTTTATCTCCATCCCCTTACAATAGCCAGCGAAACCCGCGGAGGGAGGAAAGTGCAACAGCAGTTATTAAACCAACAGTTATGCAGGGAGCGGTCATGGACTTTTAA